A stretch of Methanotorris formicicus Mc-S-70 DNA encodes these proteins:
- the sucD gene encoding succinate--CoA ligase subunit alpha: MILLDENTRTVVQGITGKQGSFHTKKMLECGTNIVAGVTPGKGGMEVHGVPVYDTVCETVDEHDANASVIFVPAPFAKDASYEAIDAGLDLIVIITEHIPVHDAIDIVDYAESVGAKVIGPNTPGIASPKVGKLGIIPMNILKEGNIGMVSRSGTLTYEIASQMTNAGFGQSTCVGIGGDPVTGLRYIEILEMFEKDDETDAVVMIGEIGGSAEEIAAEYVKKMKKPVIGYIAGQSAPEGKRMGHAGAIIEGGKGTAESKMKALEEAGVYVAKKISDIPKILKEII, translated from the coding sequence ATGATACTTTTGGATGAAAACACAAGAACAGTAGTGCAAGGAATCACAGGAAAGCAGGGAAGTTTCCACACAAAGAAAATGCTTGAATGTGGAACAAACATAGTTGCAGGAGTTACGCCTGGTAAGGGAGGAATGGAAGTTCATGGTGTACCTGTTTATGATACCGTCTGTGAGACAGTTGATGAGCATGATGCAAATGCATCAGTTATTTTTGTTCCTGCACCATTTGCAAAGGATGCATCTTATGAGGCAATAGATGCTGGTTTGGATTTGATAGTTATTATAACAGAACACATTCCAGTGCATGATGCAATAGATATTGTTGACTATGCTGAAAGTGTTGGGGCAAAGGTTATAGGGCCCAACACTCCAGGGATTGCATCCCCTAAAGTTGGTAAATTGGGAATAATCCCAATGAACATATTAAAAGAAGGAAATATAGGGATGGTTTCAAGAAGTGGAACTTTAACCTATGAGATAGCAAGCCAAATGACCAATGCTGGCTTTGGGCAATCAACATGCGTTGGAATTGGTGGAGATCCTGTTACTGGACTTAGATATATTGAGATATTGGAAATGTTTGAAAAAGATGATGAGACAGATGCAGTTGTTATGATTGGGGAAATTGGAGGTAGTGCAGAGGAGATTGCAGCAGAGTATGTCAAAAAAATGAAAAAACCAGTTATTGGTTATATAGCAGGGCAGTCAGCACCAGAAGGCAAAAGAATGGGACACGCAGGGGCTATTATTGAAGGAGGTAAAGGAACAGCAGAGAGTAAGATGAAAGCATTGGAAGAGGCAGGAGTTTATGTTGCTAAAAAGATATCAGACATTCCTAAGATTTTGAAAGAAATAATTTAA
- a CDS encoding phosphatase PAP2 family protein: MDLYAIAEYLVNNYGYLGIFLVAFTEAFIQPVPPDIFIMGASMFGLNPLISALVATIGSLFGGLFGHFLGNRLGHPAFTRLFGGKYLTKGEEFFNKYGFWGVVLAGFTPLPYKVIAWLAGIFEMSKLPFSIGTFIGRLPRFLAIAYFGNILGRLDYSILIETLNKINIQLFYAINSHYNMFLDTIMAIITHSAYPIAIVILALSFLKDRNFGKKVFIALTLAFLIAFSLKYIINEPRPYLVLKNIHLLSYEDYEPSFPSGHTTVAFTISTLFYSYSKKIGLILLIWAILVGYSRVYVGVHYPYDVLAGAIIGIVCGYLIVSKRIKGLLKLFERY, translated from the coding sequence ATGGATTTATATGCAATTGCAGAGTATCTTGTTAATAATTATGGCTATTTGGGAATATTTTTGGTCGCATTTACAGAGGCATTTATTCAACCAGTTCCACCGGATATATTCATAATGGGGGCATCGATGTTTGGATTAAATCCATTAATTTCTGCATTAGTTGCTACAATCGGCTCTCTTTTTGGGGGTTTATTTGGGCATTTCCTTGGGAATAGGTTGGGGCATCCTGCATTTACAAGGTTGTTTGGAGGGAAATACTTAACAAAAGGAGAGGAGTTTTTTAATAAGTATGGTTTTTGGGGTGTTGTTCTTGCTGGTTTCACACCACTCCCATATAAAGTTATAGCATGGCTTGCGGGAATTTTTGAAATGAGTAAGTTACCATTTAGCATTGGTACCTTTATTGGAAGGTTGCCGAGGTTTTTAGCAATAGCCTATTTTGGGAATATCTTGGGACGTCTTGATTATTCAATATTAATTGAAACTTTAAACAAAATTAATATTCAGTTATTCTATGCTATAAATTCCCATTACAATATGTTTTTGGATACAATCATGGCAATTATAACGCATTCCGCCTATCCAATAGCAATAGTAATTTTAGCATTATCATTTTTAAAAGACAGGAATTTTGGAAAAAAGGTTTTTATTGCCTTAACATTGGCATTTTTAATAGCATTTTCATTAAAGTATATAATAAATGAACCAAGACCATATTTGGTTTTGAAAAATATTCATCTGCTATCCTATGAGGACTATGAACCATCATTCCCAAGTGGGCATACAACAGTAGCATTTACTATCTCTACGCTCTTCTATTCCTACTCAAAAAAAATAGGTTTGATTCTCTTAATTTGGGCAATTTTGGTTGGATATAGTAGGGTTTATGTGGGTGTGCATTATCCTTATGATGTTCTTGCTGGAGCGATTATAGGCATCGTTTGTGGGTATTTAATTGTGAGCAAAAGAATAAAGGGACTATTAAAGTTATTTGAGAGATATTAG
- a CDS encoding CBS domain-containing protein: MKVKEIMNPDIYKVDENENLYGTFKVMHDKGIRRVFVEKDGKIVGVVSYRDLVNVFVSKGLFELIETKIGDIATKNILKIREDDDIKDAAKIMVHADVSALLVVDNQENPVGVVSQTDILRVFIKE, translated from the coding sequence ATGAAGGTTAAAGAGATTATGAATCCAGATATATACAAAGTAGATGAAAATGAAAATTTGTATGGGACATTTAAAGTTATGCATGATAAAGGGATTAGGAGAGTTTTTGTTGAAAAAGACGGAAAAATTGTAGGTGTTGTAAGTTATAGAGATTTAGTTAATGTATTTGTTAGTAAGGGACTATTTGAATTGATTGAGACAAAGATTGGAGACATAGCAACAAAAAACATCCTTAAAATTCGTGAGGATGATGATATTAAGGACGCTGCGAAAATCATGGTTCATGCTGACGTCTCTGCTTTATTGGTTGTTGATAATCAAGAAAATCCCGTTGGTGTTGTATCTCAGACAGACATACTTAGGGTATTTATTAAAGAATAA
- a CDS encoding APC family permease — translation MNSPKRTRYKKLNLWEAVSMAVGVMIGASIFSIFGVGAEIAGRNLPETFLLSGVYALFVAYSYAKLSSKIISNAGPIAFIHKAIGDNIATGTLSILLWITYVISISLFAKGFAGYALPLFHIPENTFTIALAEIGIVSFFTALNFFGSKVVGKAEFYIVLVKLLILGIFIFFGLLTIDPSLITPSFSKSSLMGTIYASAIFFLSYMGFGVITNASEYIEEPERNVPLAIYISIIFVMVVYVGVALSAIGNLPIDELIKAKDNALAVAAKPLLGNLGFILISIGALFSISSAMNATIYGGANVAYSLAKDGELPKFFERKVWFKSTEGLYITSTLGILFALLFNMEGVASITSAVFIIIYLFVILSHYLLVDEVGGNRKLIILSFNVILLVFLTLLYYQWQIHKYIFYGIITTFLGAIIFEYIYRCFTKRQFFKSR, via the coding sequence ATGAATTCTCCAAAAAGAACAAGATATAAAAAATTGAACCTGTGGGAAGCCGTATCAATGGCTGTTGGTGTAATGATTGGAGCAAGTATATTTTCCATCTTTGGTGTTGGTGCTGAAATTGCAGGACGAAACCTTCCAGAAACATTTTTGTTATCTGGTGTATATGCTCTTTTTGTTGCGTACTCTTATGCAAAATTAAGTTCAAAAATAATATCAAATGCAGGACCTATAGCGTTCATACATAAAGCAATAGGGGACAATATTGCCACAGGTACTCTCAGCATATTGCTTTGGATTACTTATGTAATTTCCATCTCTTTATTTGCAAAAGGATTTGCTGGATATGCACTTCCATTATTCCATATTCCCGAAAACACATTCACTATTGCCCTTGCAGAAATTGGAATAGTTTCTTTCTTTACAGCATTAAATTTTTTTGGTTCAAAAGTTGTTGGAAAAGCAGAATTTTATATTGTTTTGGTAAAACTCTTAATACTGGGAATCTTTATATTTTTTGGTTTATTGACAATAGATCCATCTTTAATCACTCCAAGTTTTAGCAAATCTTCATTAATGGGGACAATTTATGCATCAGCAATCTTTTTTCTCTCTTATATGGGATTTGGTGTTATTACAAATGCCTCAGAGTATATTGAGGAACCAGAAAGAAATGTTCCACTGGCAATATACATAAGTATAATTTTTGTTATGGTTGTATACGTTGGTGTTGCACTATCTGCCATTGGAAATCTCCCAATTGATGAACTGATTAAAGCAAAAGACAATGCACTAGCAGTAGCCGCAAAACCACTTTTGGGAAATTTGGGATTTATACTTATTTCAATTGGGGCACTGTTCTCGATATCATCGGCTATGAATGCCACCATATACGGAGGCGCTAATGTTGCTTACTCATTAGCAAAGGATGGAGAATTGCCTAAGTTCTTTGAAAGGAAAGTATGGTTTAAATCAACGGAAGGTTTGTATATAACATCTACCTTGGGGATATTATTTGCACTTTTATTTAATATGGAAGGAGTAGCCTCAATAACAAGTGCAGTTTTTATTATAATCTATCTATTTGTTATTCTCTCACATTACCTCCTTGTGGATGAAGTTGGTGGAAATAGAAAACTTATAATATTGAGCTTCAATGTAATTTTGCTGGTTTTCTTAACACTCCTCTACTATCAATGGCAAATCCATAAATACATATTTTATGGGATAATAACAACGTTTCTTGGAGCAATAATATTCGAATACATTTATCGTTGTTTTACAAAGCGGCAATTTTTCAAAAGTAGGTAA
- a CDS encoding flavodoxin family protein, with product MKILGISGSPRKEGNTTFLVKEALKAAEEEGIETEFISLAEKEINPCIACNVCKETGECAILDDVDEILQKMKEADGIIVGSPVYFGGVTAQLKILIDRSRPLRKGFQLSNKVGGAIAVGASRNGGQETTIQQIHNFFLIHSMIVVGDKEPTAHYGGTGVGAGVDDCKNDEDGIETARNLGKKVAEVVKLIKK from the coding sequence ATGAAAATCCTTGGTATAAGCGGTTCTCCAAGAAAGGAAGGAAATACAACTTTTCTTGTTAAAGAGGCGTTAAAGGCTGCAGAGGAGGAAGGTATAGAGACAGAGTTTATCAGCCTTGCTGAGAAGGAAATAAATCCATGTATAGCATGTAATGTTTGTAAAGAAACAGGAGAATGTGCTATATTAGATGATGTTGATGAAATATTGCAAAAAATGAAAGAGGCTGATGGTATTATTGTTGGTTCCCCTGTTTACTTTGGTGGGGTTACTGCCCAGTTAAAAATATTGATAGATAGGTCAAGACCATTGAGAAAAGGATTCCAGTTGAGTAATAAGGTTGGTGGCGCAATAGCAGTCGGAGCATCAAGAAACGGAGGGCAAGAAACAACAATCCAACAAATCCACAACTTCTTCCTTATTCATTCAATGATTGTCGTTGGAGATAAAGAACCAACAGCCCACTATGGAGGAACTGGTGTAGGTGCTGGTGTGGATGATTGCAAAAACGATGAAGATGGAATAGAAACTGCAAGAAACTTGGGTAAAAAGGTTGCTGAAGTTGTTAAATTAATTAAAAAATAA
- the topA gene encoding DNA topoisomerase I encodes MVALIICEKPSVAKKIAEALGKPKKKSIYSVPYYELERDGKKILAASAVGHLFTLVEKKEGKFGEYPVFDIDWVPASIEEGKKYVENYIKALKKLSKEADEFYVATDWDIEGELIGYHALYYCCGKTNAKRMRFSSLTKKEIIKAYENPDTIDFGLVDAGDSRHKVDWYFGINVSRALMEAIRAVKRWKTMSTGRVQGPALAFLVDRELEIKKFVPKPYWVISALLDNLNAIHEKEKFWDEKEANHVYEKIKDIKEGIVVGVKKRKKKIKPNPPFDLGTLQREAHSIYKFSPKKTQDIAQRLYERGIVSYPRSSSQKLPKDRKYLEDVLSIIKNHPNYGKYAERILNENLKPIEGKKDDPAHPAIHIVDIPKEKLPEEEEKIYDLIARRTLAAFWDDAEREYCNVTIDIGGEKFKLNGSRTVKEGWHEIYHFTRFDEVELPPLKKNEKIKVEKINIERKETKPPKRYTVASIIKELEARKLGTKATRAEIIDKLISRGYVVEDGSLKVTDLGIAVIETLKKFCPEIIDEKMTRDLEEKLELIQNGKIKKDEVLNEAENKLKEILSKFKEKEKEIGKELVSKIDSTNKKLKTIGKCKCGGDLVIIRTKNSRFVGCTNYPECNVTYSLPKKGRIKVLNETCESCGLPVIGIDGQKLCINPECPSKMPKENIEDLKESISNGEKTCPKCGGKLVVKNGIYGAFLGCENYPKCKYTEKIKKEVEVVGKCPKCGGDLVKRRGKYGEFIGCSNYPKCKYIEKIKK; translated from the coding sequence ATGGTTGCATTGATAATTTGCGAAAAGCCATCTGTTGCAAAAAAGATAGCAGAGGCATTAGGGAAACCGAAGAAAAAATCCATATACAGTGTGCCTTATTATGAATTAGAAAGGGATGGGAAAAAGATTTTAGCTGCAAGTGCAGTTGGGCATCTTTTTACATTGGTTGAGAAAAAAGAGGGTAAATTTGGAGAATATCCTGTTTTTGACATCGATTGGGTTCCAGCATCAATAGAGGAAGGGAAAAAATACGTAGAGAATTATATAAAAGCATTAAAAAAATTATCCAAAGAAGCGGATGAATTCTATGTGGCAACTGATTGGGATATTGAGGGGGAATTAATTGGTTATCATGCTCTATACTACTGCTGTGGAAAAACTAATGCAAAAAGAATGAGATTCTCATCATTAACAAAAAAGGAAATTATTAAAGCGTATGAAAATCCAGATACCATTGATTTTGGGTTGGTTGATGCGGGAGATAGTAGGCATAAGGTTGATTGGTATTTTGGGATTAATGTTTCAAGGGCTTTGATGGAGGCAATTAGGGCGGTGAAGAGATGGAAAACAATGAGCACAGGAAGAGTTCAAGGTCCTGCATTGGCATTTTTAGTTGATAGAGAATTGGAAATCAAAAAGTTCGTCCCAAAACCTTACTGGGTAATAAGTGCTTTGTTAGATAATTTAAATGCAATCCACGAAAAGGAAAAGTTTTGGGATGAAAAAGAAGCAAATCACGTATATGAAAAAATAAAGGATATAAAAGAGGGCATTGTTGTTGGGGTAAAAAAGAGAAAGAAGAAGATAAAGCCAAACCCACCATTTGACTTAGGAACTCTGCAGAGGGAGGCACATAGTATATATAAATTCTCCCCCAAAAAAACGCAGGACATTGCTCAGAGGTTGTATGAAAGAGGAATCGTCTCGTATCCTCGTTCATCATCCCAAAAATTGCCAAAAGATAGGAAATATTTGGAAGATGTTTTGAGTATAATTAAAAACCATCCCAATTATGGAAAGTATGCAGAGAGGATTTTAAATGAAAACCTAAAGCCAATTGAAGGGAAAAAAGATGACCCAGCACACCCGGCAATACATATCGTTGATATTCCAAAGGAAAAATTACCAGAGGAAGAGGAGAAGATATACGATTTAATTGCAAGGAGGACATTAGCGGCGTTTTGGGATGATGCAGAGAGGGAGTATTGCAACGTAACCATTGACATTGGAGGAGAGAAATTCAAACTCAATGGTTCAAGAACAGTTAAAGAAGGTTGGCATGAGATTTATCACTTCACGAGGTTTGATGAGGTTGAATTGCCCCCATTAAAGAAAAATGAAAAAATAAAAGTGGAAAAAATCAACATAGAAAGGAAAGAAACAAAACCACCAAAGAGATATACTGTTGCAAGTATTATAAAAGAACTCGAAGCCAGAAAGCTAGGCACAAAGGCGACAAGAGCTGAAATTATTGACAAATTAATTAGCAGGGGTTATGTTGTTGAAGACGGTTCTTTAAAAGTAACTGATTTAGGAATTGCAGTTATAGAGACGTTGAAAAAATTCTGCCCAGAGATTATAGATGAAAAGATGACAAGGGATTTGGAGGAGAAACTTGAATTAATACAGAATGGTAAAATTAAAAAAGATGAGGTTCTAAATGAAGCAGAAAATAAACTAAAAGAAATACTAAGCAAATTCAAAGAAAAAGAAAAAGAAATTGGTAAAGAATTGGTTAGCAAAATAGATAGCACAAACAAAAAATTAAAAACCATTGGAAAGTGTAAATGCGGGGGAGATTTGGTAATTATAAGAACAAAAAATAGTAGGTTTGTTGGATGTACAAATTATCCCGAATGCAATGTAACTTACTCACTACCAAAAAAAGGACGAATAAAGGTTTTAAATGAAACCTGCGAGAGTTGTGGGCTTCCAGTTATAGGCATTGATGGGCAGAAACTCTGCATAAATCCTGAATGTCCATCAAAAATGCCAAAAGAAAACATTGAGGACTTAAAAGAAAGTATAAGCAATGGAGAAAAAACATGTCCAAAATGTGGAGGGAAATTGGTAGTTAAAAATGGTATATATGGGGCGTTCTTAGGGTGTGAGAATTATCCAAAATGTAAATATACTGAGAAGATTAAAAAAGAAGTTGAGGTTGTTGGAAAATGTCCAAAATGTGGAGGAGATTTAGTAAAGAGACGTGGAAAATATGGAGAGTTCATAGGTTGCAGTAATTATCCAAAATGCAAGTATATCGAGAAGATTAAAAAGTAA
- the yjjX gene encoding inosine/xanthosine triphosphatase translates to MDFKDKKCEICGKKAETFMFGRFLCLDEKCIEEARRLRGGPAGHKLRVIAVGSTNPVKIKAVEEGTRKILGSVNAVGVDVDSGVSKHPIGFEETYIGALNRAKNALNKVNALYGVGIEAGLIEIDGHYLDIHVCVVFDGLTATVGTSQGFEYPKEVVEGIKKGIEGGVIAEEISGVKDIGKKNGLIGYLTDDNITRLDLCRDAVIMAMIPRMRKNADLYDLL, encoded by the coding sequence ATGGATTTTAAAGATAAAAAATGTGAGATTTGCGGGAAAAAGGCAGAAACATTTATGTTTGGGAGATTTTTGTGTTTAGATGAAAAATGCATAGAAGAAGCGAGAAGATTGAGAGGAGGACCTGCAGGACATAAATTGAGGGTTATTGCAGTAGGTTCAACGAATCCAGTAAAAATTAAGGCAGTTGAGGAGGGGACGAGGAAGATTTTAGGAAGTGTTAATGCTGTTGGGGTTGATGTAGATAGTGGTGTCTCAAAACATCCTATTGGCTTTGAGGAAACCTATATAGGAGCATTGAATAGGGCTAAAAATGCACTCAATAAAGTAAATGCTTTGTATGGGGTAGGAATTGAGGCAGGTTTGATTGAGATTGATGGGCATTATTTGGATATCCATGTTTGTGTAGTTTTTGATGGGTTAACTGCGACAGTTGGAACATCCCAAGGCTTTGAGTATCCAAAGGAGGTTGTAGAGGGAATAAAGAAAGGCATTGAGGGAGGAGTTATTGCAGAGGAAATTTCGGGAGTTAAAGATATTGGAAAAAAGAACGGTTTAATTGGATACTTAACAGACGACAACATAACAAGGTTGGATTTGTGCAGGGATGCGGTAATAATGGCTATGATTCCACGAATGAGAAAAAATGCTGATTTATATGATTTACTCTAA